A portion of the Juglans microcarpa x Juglans regia isolate MS1-56 chromosome 1D, Jm3101_v1.0, whole genome shotgun sequence genome contains these proteins:
- the LOC121238154 gene encoding alkaline/neutral invertase A, mitochondrial: MNTGSCIGISTMKPYCRVLLISYKRSSVFGFSPEKFNDVITNNLSKFHGSRSRCCKSQIVGYIPVIDSNRRAFSVSNSNLGQSRVVGTSCRVNQSKGGGGRRGRGVLVIPYVASDFRNHSTSVETHVNEQNFERIYIQGGLNVKPLVIERIETGHDVVKEEESRVEFNGSSVNIDNLKGLNEKKVERKVSEIEEEAWSLLRNAVVSYCGNPVGTFAANDPSDNQPLNYDQVFIRDFVPSALAFLLNGEGEIVKNFLLHTLQLQSWEKTVDCYSPGQGLMPASFKVRTVPLDGSNEAFEDVLDPDFGESAIGRVAPVDSGLWWIILLRAYGKITGDYALQERVDVQTGIRLVLNLCLTDGFDMFPSLLVTDGSCMIDRRMGIHGHPLEIQALFYSALRCSREMLIVNDGTKNLVAAINNRLSALSFHIREYYWVDIQKINEIYRYKTEEYSTDAINKFNIYPDQIPSWLVDWIPDKGGYLIGNLQPAHMDFRFFTLGNIWAIVSSLGSPQQNDGILSLIEDKWEDLVGQMPLKICYPALENEEWRIITGSDPKNTPWSYHNGGSWPTLLWQFTLACIKMGRPELAQKAVALAEKRLSVDQWPEYYDTRSGRFIGKQSRHFQTWTIAGFLTSKMLLENPAKASLLFWEEDYELLETCVCALSKTGRKKCSRVAARSQILV, translated from the exons ATGAACACCGGTAGTTGTATTGGAATTTCCACTATGAAACCTTATTGTAGAGTACTACTAATTAGCTACAAAAGGTCGTCCGTTTTTGGGTTTTCACCTGAAAAATTCAATGATGTGATAACCAATAATTTGTCGAAATTCCATGGCAGCCGATCTCGCTGTTGTAAATCTCAGATTGTAGGGTATATACCGGTAATTGATTCGAATAGGAGAGCTTTTAGTGTTTCCAATTCGAATTTGGGTCAGTCTAGGGTTGTTGGCACAAGTTGCCGTGTTAATCAAAGTAAAGGTGGTGGTGGTCGTAGGGGTAGGGGTGTTTTAGTAATTCCTTATGTAGCATCAGACTTTAGGAACCATTCTACCTCGGTCGAAACCCATGTTAATGAACAGAACTTTGAGAGGATTTACATTCAGGGTGGGCTGAATGTGAAGCCTCTGGTGATCGAGAGGATCGAGACAGGTCATGATGTTGTTAAAGAAGAAGAGTCCAGGGTTGAGTTTAATGGGTCAAGTGTAAATATCGATAATCTGAAGGGTTTGAATGAGAAAAAGGTTGAGAGAAAGGTGTCTGAGATTGAGGAAGAGGCATGGAGCTTGCTTCGAAATGCAGTTGTAAGTTATTGTGGAAATCCAGTGGGGACCTTTGCAGCTAATGATCCAAGTGACAACCAGCCTCTGAATTATGATCAGGTCTTTATTCGTGATTTTGTCCCGTCAGCACTTGCCTTCTTGCTCAATGGAGAAGGAGAAATTGTGAAGAATTTTCTTCTTCACACATTGCAATTGCAG AGTTGGGAGAAGACTGTGGACTGCTACAGTCCTGGGCAAGGGTTGATGCCAGCAAGCTTTAAGGTTAGAACTGTTCCTCTTGATGGAAGCAATGAAGCATTTGAGGATGTTTTAGATCCTGATTTTGGTGAATCAGCCATTGGTCGAGTTGCCCCTGTTGATTCAG GGTTGTGGTGGATTATTTTGTTGAGAGCTTACGGGAAGATCACAGGAGACTATGCATTGCAAGAACGAGTTGATGTCCAGACAGGCATAAGATTAGTCCTCAATCTGTGCTTGACTGATGGGTTTGACATGTTTCCTTCTCTGTTAGTGACTGATGGTTCCTGCATGATTGATAGACGGATGGGTATTCATGGACACCCTCTTGAAATACAA GCGTTATTCTACTCAGCTCTACGCTGTTCTCGTGAGATGCTTATTGTCAATGATGGAACCAAGAATCTGGTGGCTGCTATCAATAATCGACTCAGTGCACTCTCCTTTCATATCAGAGAGTATTATTGGGTGGATATTCAGAAGATCAATGAGATTTACCGTTACAAGACAGAGGAATACTCCACGGATGCCATCAACAAGTTCAATATTTatcctgatcaaattccttcttGGCTAGTAGATTGGATACCTGATAAAGGTGGCTATCTCATTGGCAATCTACAACCTGCTCATATGGATTTTAGGTTTTTTACGCTTGGAAATATTTGGGCCATTGTTTCGTCTTTAGGAAGTCCTCAACAGAATGATGGCATTCTGAGTTTGATTGAGGACAAATGGGAAGATCTTGTGGGTCAGATGCCTCTTAAAATTTGTTATCCTGCTTTGGAGAATGAGGAATGGAGAATAATCACTGGAAGTGACCCAAAGAATAC CCCCTGGTCATATCATAATGGTGGATCTTGGCCAACACTGCTATGGCAA TTCACACTGGCCTGTATTAAGATGGGGAGGCCAGAATTAGCACAGAAGGCAGTTGCTTTGGCAGAGAAGAGGCTTTCAGTGGATCAGTGGCCTGAATACTATGATACACGCAGTGGGAGATTCATAGGAAAGCAATCCCGGCATTTCCAGACATGGACAATTGCCGGTTTCCTAACCTCAAAGATGCTTCTGGAGAACCCAGCGAAGGCATCCTTGTTGTTCTGGGAGGAAGATTATGAGCTCCTTGAAACTTGTGTTTGTGCGCTTAGCAAAACTGGTAGAAAGAAGTGTTCACGTGTGGCCGCAAGGTCTCAGATTCTTGTCTAA
- the LOC121238158 gene encoding gibberellin 2-beta-dioxygenase 2-like isoform X2: MVVASPKPLSSEKLRDVELPIIDFSAERSEVSKLIVKACEDYGFFKVINHGVPEDIIANLEHEGLSFFALPDSEKQRAGPANPLGYGCKNIGLHGDKGEVEYLTLHTNPLSLAETSRTISNNPSKFSSAASGYIEAVRGLACELLNLMAEGLLVPDTSVFSRLIRDVDSDSILRLNHYPPLQLDWDTSPSSYDRIKVGFGEHSDPQILTLLRSNDVSGLQISIEDGVWIPVPPDPTAFCANVGDMLQGITAKFSMQPLM, encoded by the exons ATGGTGGTAGCGTCGCCAAAACCACTTAGTAGCGAAAAACTTCGGGACGTAGAGCTTCCTATAATCGACTTTTCGGCAGAAAGATCAGAGGTCTCAAAGCTCATCGTTAAGGCCTGCGAAGATTATGGTTTCTTTAAGGTTATAAACCATGGCGTTCCCGAGGACATTATAGCGAACCTGGAACACGAGGGACTTAGCTTTTTTGCCCTACCGGATTCTGAAAAACAGCGGGCGGGGCCGGCTAATCCATTAGGCTATGGCTGCAAGAACATAGGCTTACACGGAGACAAGGGAGAGGTTGAATATCTTACACTGCATACGAATCCTCTCTCGCTCGCTGAAACATCCAGAACCATCTCCAATAACCCATCGAAATTCAG CTCTGCCGCGAGTGGGTACATTGAAGCAGTTCGGGGGCTGGCATGTGAGCTTTTGAATCTGATGGCAGAAGGCCTGTTGGTCCCAGACACCTCAGTCTTCAGCAGGCTGATCAGGGACGTTGATAGCGACTCTATACTTAGGCTCAATCACTATCCACCTCTACAACTGGATTGGGACACCTCACCCTCCTCCTATGATCGAATTAAGGTGGGATTTGGAGAGCATTCAGACCCTCAGATCTTGACACTCCTTAGATCCAACGATGTGAGTGGTCTCCAAATTTCTATAGAGGATGGCGTTTGGATCCCTGTCCCTCCTGACCCCACTGCCTTCTGTGCTAATGTGGGTGACATGTTACAG GGAATCACTGCAAAGTTTTCAATGCAACCATTGATGTGA
- the LOC121238149 gene encoding transcription factor MYB108, translating into MDVKGRARSTTVQSEDEMDLRRGPWTVDEDFTLINYIANHGEGRWNSLARCAGLKRTGKSCRLRWLNYLRPDVRRGNITLEEQLMILDLHSRWGNRWSKIAQHLPGRTDNEIKNYWRTRVQKHAKQLKCDVNSKQFKDTMRYLWMPRLVERIQAAATAPTTSTAQAVAINGTSSIGSANSSITSTNTNHHLINNNNLDIHEGQMVLPPAGFNNIGQRDFGGTAQITPSYTPENSSTGASSSDSYGAPQIISPVSDLTDYYNIPVSNNPSQDYFPVGYPDGQSLTSPCGNYFNTGLMDLQAMEQSNQWLEGAPDTSDNLWNVEDMWFLQQQLNNMNSL; encoded by the exons ATGGATGTTAAAGGAAGAGCTCGCAGCACCACCGTTCAGAGCGAGGACGAGATGGACCTTAGGAGAGGTCCCTGGACTGTTGATGAGGACTTCACCCTCATCAATTACATTGCTAATCACGGCGAGGGTCGCTGGAATTCCCTTGCTCGTTGTGCTG GTTTGAAACGAACCGGAAAGAGCTGCAGATTAAGGTGGCTCAACTATCTTCGACCCGATGTTCGACGTGGAAACATCACCCTAGAAGAACAGCTTATGATTCTTGACCTTCATTCCCGTTGGGGAAACCG ATGGTCTAAAATTGCACAACACTTGCCGGGACGAACCGACAACGAGATCAAGAACTACTGGAGAACTCGTGTCCAAAAGCACGCCAAGCAGCTCAAATGCGACGTGAACAGCAAGCAATTCAAGGACACCATGCGTTATCTTTGGATGCCAAGGTTGGTGGAGCGCATTCAAGCCGCTGCAACTGCTCCCACCACCTCCACCGCGCAGGCGGTTGCCATCAACGGAACTTCTTCCATCGGCTCAGCCAACTCCAGCATCACTTCTACCAATACCAATCACCAcctaataaacaataataaccTTGACATCCACGAGGGCCAGATGGTTTTGCCACCAGCAGGGTTTAATAATATTGGCCAACGTGACTTTGGGGGTACTGCACAGATTACTCCGAGTTACACGCCGGAGAATTCTAGCACGGGGGCCTCATCGTCGGACTCTTACGGGGCCCCTCAGATCATATCACCGGTATCCGACTTGACCGATTATTACAACATCCCGGTTAGTAACAACCCTAGTCAGGATTATTTCCCGGTCGGTTACCCAGACGGCCAGAGCTTAACTAGCCCATGTGGAAATTACTTCAACACCGGATTAATGGATTTGCAAGCTATGGAGCAGAGCAACCAGTGGCTGGAAGGTGCTCCGGACACGTCGGACAATTTATGGAATGTTGAGGACATGTGGTTTTTACAGCAGCAGCTCAACAACATGAACAGCCTTTGA
- the LOC121238158 gene encoding gibberellin 2-beta-dioxygenase 2-like isoform X1, producing the protein MVVASPKPLSSEKLRDVELPIIDFSAERSEVSKLIVKACEDYGFFKVINHGVPEDIIANLEHEGLSFFALPDSEKQRAGPANPLGYGCKNIGLHGDKGEVEYLTLHTNPLSLAETSRTISNNPSKFSSAASGYIEAVRGLACELLNLMAEGLLVPDTSVFSRLIRDVDSDSILRLNHYPPLQLDWDTSPSSYDRIKVGFGEHSDPQILTLLRSNDVSGLQISIEDGVWIPVPPDPTAFCANVGDMLQAMTNGRFVSVRHRALTNSYKSRISMAYFGGPPLQAWITAPPEMLASNANRLSLYRPFTWAEYKKAVYSLRLGDRRLDLFRTCSDAAAPGLAS; encoded by the exons ATGGTGGTAGCGTCGCCAAAACCACTTAGTAGCGAAAAACTTCGGGACGTAGAGCTTCCTATAATCGACTTTTCGGCAGAAAGATCAGAGGTCTCAAAGCTCATCGTTAAGGCCTGCGAAGATTATGGTTTCTTTAAGGTTATAAACCATGGCGTTCCCGAGGACATTATAGCGAACCTGGAACACGAGGGACTTAGCTTTTTTGCCCTACCGGATTCTGAAAAACAGCGGGCGGGGCCGGCTAATCCATTAGGCTATGGCTGCAAGAACATAGGCTTACACGGAGACAAGGGAGAGGTTGAATATCTTACACTGCATACGAATCCTCTCTCGCTCGCTGAAACATCCAGAACCATCTCCAATAACCCATCGAAATTCAG CTCTGCCGCGAGTGGGTACATTGAAGCAGTTCGGGGGCTGGCATGTGAGCTTTTGAATCTGATGGCAGAAGGCCTGTTGGTCCCAGACACCTCAGTCTTCAGCAGGCTGATCAGGGACGTTGATAGCGACTCTATACTTAGGCTCAATCACTATCCACCTCTACAACTGGATTGGGACACCTCACCCTCCTCCTATGATCGAATTAAGGTGGGATTTGGAGAGCATTCAGACCCTCAGATCTTGACACTCCTTAGATCCAACGATGTGAGTGGTCTCCAAATTTCTATAGAGGATGGCGTTTGGATCCCTGTCCCTCCTGACCCCACTGCCTTCTGTGCTAATGTGGGTGACATGTTACAG GCAATGACAAATGGAAGATTTGTGAGCGTGCGACACAGAGCACTAACAAACTCATACAAATCGAGAATATCAATGGCCTACTTTGGGGGTCCACCCCTCCAAGCATGGATAACTGCACCTCCTGAAATGCTCGCCTCCAACGCCAACAGGCTCTCTCTCTACAGGCCATTCACTTGGGCTGAATACAAGAAAGCAGTTTACTCTCTACGCCTCGGGGATAGACGTCTTGACCTTTTCAGAACATGCTCAGATGCTGCTGCTCCTGGACTTGCTTCCTGA